One part of the Marispirochaeta sp. genome encodes these proteins:
- a CDS encoding CopG family transcriptional regulator, whose translation MKTRYTNAPEDIREAISSAKEIEDFLPSPEKLVPKEETKKITIILSKKSIDFFKQASEESHVPYQQLIRKVLDTYSEHYSK comes from the coding sequence ATGAAGACAAGATACACAAACGCTCCTGAGGATATTAGAGAGGCTATTTCTTCAGCAAAAGAAATTGAAGATTTCCTCCCATCTCCGGAAAAACTTGTTCCAAAGGAAGAAACAAAAAAAATAACCATTATTCTTTCAAAAAAGAGTATTGATTTCTTTAAACAAGCATCTGAGGAATCTCATGTGCCCTATCAGCAGCTTATTCGCAAGGTATTGGATACGTACTCGGAACACTACTCAAAATAA
- a CDS encoding BrnT family toxin: protein MHHIDIWLFLWYFICMTFEWDTNKNEVNREKHNISFEQAQYAFFDANRIILQDDKHSVDENRYFCIGRISEGIVTVRFTLRDKNIRIFGAGFWREGRKRYEDKIHKRS from the coding sequence ATGCACCATATTGATATATGGTTATTTTTGTGGTATTTTATATGTATGACTTTCGAATGGGATACTAACAAAAATGAGGTGAACCGGGAAAAACACAATATCTCATTCGAACAGGCTCAGTATGCATTCTTTGATGCAAATAGAATTATCTTGCAGGATGATAAGCACAGCGTAGATGAAAACCGATACTTTTGCATTGGTAGGATCTCCGAGGGGATTGTTACAGTTCGGTTTACCCTGCGTGATAAAAATATCAGAATCTTCGGCGCTGGTTTCTGGCGTGAAGGAAGGAAAAGATATGAAGACAAGATACACAAACGCTCCTGA
- a CDS encoding GxxExxY protein produces MSAFIHKDLSHTVLGAAFRVHSSLGEGLLEKVYQRAYVLELQAQGLSIVQQAAFPVFYRGESVGTFRADMVVNNTILIELKAVSHVTAGMESQLYNYLKLSSLQVGYLFNFNAPSLYYKRLVNTRGGLA; encoded by the coding sequence ATGTCAGCTTTTATTCACAAGGATTTATCTCACACAGTTCTCGGGGCAGCTTTTCGTGTTCATTCAAGCCTCGGCGAAGGCTTGCTCGAAAAGGTCTATCAGCGGGCTTACGTGCTAGAGCTCCAAGCACAGGGGCTCTCCATCGTGCAGCAGGCTGCCTTCCCCGTCTTTTATCGCGGAGAGTCCGTCGGCACCTTCCGGGCCGATATGGTTGTAAACAATACTATCCTCATCGAGCTCAAGGCTGTCTCTCACGTTACCGCGGGCATGGAATCGCAGCTTTACAACTACCTCAAGCTCTCAAGTTTACAGGTCGGGTATCTGTTCAACTTTAACGCTCCGTCCCTCTATTACAAACGTCTGGTTAATACCCGGGGAGGGCTTGCCTGA
- the istA gene encoding IS21 family transposase: MPQIQDIRDMARDRSVASISRSLSVDEKTVRKYLNQDNFSPRPPERTPRKSRLDAHKNLIDQWLHQDETRWYKQRHTGKRIYERLREESPGFDCSYNVVQRYVKEVRGAKQEQRANQELVWHPGETQADFGEADFIERGEKIRKKYLTLSFPQSNNSFTQVFGGENAECVCQGLKDIFTYIGGVPHIIVFDNATGVGRRVGEVIREAKLFQRFRAHYGFSVRFCNPYAGYEKGNVENKIGYTRRNMFVPEPVFDNVEAFNCDLLDRHVTKAEEFHYKKLLPIKQLYRADEQALMPLPGKPFDVCRYEYVKTDGYGKIHIDARHHYSTRPEYAGWDVLVGIRAHTIDILDGDKQLVVQHSRQYGATRSDTVDYRTTLAMLLKNAGAWPNSGIRELVPPLLKDVMDAQPRDELRETLRTLHVLTNRYSFETALEALEEGMRINRATFCDAAVLAARITEYGLDTAAEHGPDLNVYDAFLTGVAVVR; this comes from the coding sequence ATGCCCCAGATACAAGATATCAGAGATATGGCTCGTGATCGATCAGTAGCCAGTATCTCCCGAAGTTTGTCCGTTGATGAGAAGACGGTCAGAAAATATTTGAACCAGGACAATTTTTCTCCACGGCCGCCTGAACGGACGCCTCGGAAATCACGCCTTGATGCCCACAAGAACCTGATTGACCAGTGGCTTCATCAAGATGAGACGCGGTGGTATAAACAGCGCCATACCGGGAAGAGAATTTATGAACGCCTTCGTGAAGAGTCGCCTGGGTTCGACTGTTCCTACAACGTTGTGCAGCGGTACGTGAAAGAGGTGCGTGGCGCGAAGCAGGAACAGCGGGCGAACCAGGAGCTGGTATGGCATCCTGGAGAGACTCAGGCCGATTTCGGTGAGGCGGATTTCATCGAACGGGGAGAGAAGATCAGAAAGAAATATCTGACTCTCTCCTTTCCTCAGAGCAACAACAGCTTTACCCAGGTGTTCGGCGGGGAGAACGCTGAGTGCGTATGCCAGGGGCTTAAGGATATCTTCACCTACATCGGCGGCGTTCCACACATCATCGTGTTCGACAATGCCACCGGCGTGGGGCGGCGAGTCGGTGAAGTGATCCGGGAAGCAAAGCTCTTTCAGCGGTTTCGGGCACACTACGGATTCTCTGTTCGATTCTGCAATCCTTACGCGGGGTACGAGAAGGGAAATGTCGAGAACAAAATCGGTTACACCCGCCGGAATATGTTCGTGCCTGAACCCGTGTTTGATAATGTCGAGGCGTTCAATTGTGATCTGTTGGACCGCCATGTGACGAAGGCCGAGGAGTTCCACTACAAGAAACTGTTGCCGATCAAGCAGCTGTATCGCGCCGATGAGCAGGCGTTGATGCCGCTTCCGGGAAAACCGTTTGATGTATGCCGGTACGAGTATGTGAAGACCGACGGCTACGGCAAGATCCACATCGATGCGCGGCACCATTATTCGACCCGTCCGGAATACGCCGGCTGGGACGTCCTGGTTGGTATTCGGGCGCACACGATCGATATCCTGGATGGAGACAAGCAGCTGGTGGTACAACACTCCCGACAGTACGGGGCAACCCGCAGCGACACGGTAGATTATCGCACCACCCTGGCGATGCTGCTCAAGAACGCCGGGGCGTGGCCCAACAGCGGCATCAGGGAGCTGGTCCCACCGCTTCTCAAGGATGTGATGGACGCTCAGCCGCGTGATGAGCTCCGGGAGACATTACGCACATTACATGTGCTCACCAACCGCTACAGCTTCGAAACGGCGCTGGAAGCCCTTGAGGAAGGCATGCGGATCAACCGGGCCACCTTCTGCGATGCCGCCGTTCTGGCGGCGAGGATCACCGAATACGGGTTGGATACCGCAGCGGAACACGGACCGGATCTGAACGTATATGATGCATTCCTAACCGGTGTGGCGGTGGTGAGATGA
- the istB gene encoding IS21-like element helper ATPase IstB, whose product MIATPRDRERTRQEIAGYSRALMLSTGVTELCATEATPKQEEFLHRVLSEEMARRDRNRKTRLLSRAGFPVLKSFTDYDFSGIRFPPALSQEELLSCRFIAEKKNLVLYGGVGTGKTHMSLALGIMACEMSLKVRFYTVTELVLNLSDAYRTGTMERLVRDLKQLDLLILDEWGYVPVDREGSQLLFRIVADSYESKSLILTTNLEFSKWGGVFTDEQMAAAMIDRLVHHGHLLMFESKSYRMTHTLMRHTAVTETTERMETP is encoded by the coding sequence ATGATCGCCACTCCCCGGGACCGTGAACGAACACGACAGGAAATTGCCGGCTACAGCCGGGCCCTGATGCTTTCTACCGGCGTTACTGAACTCTGTGCGACCGAGGCCACGCCCAAACAGGAAGAGTTTCTCCATCGTGTGTTGAGCGAAGAGATGGCGCGGCGAGATCGCAACCGAAAGACGCGGCTTCTTTCGCGAGCGGGATTTCCGGTGCTCAAGAGTTTCACCGACTATGACTTTTCCGGCATTCGCTTCCCGCCGGCGTTGAGTCAGGAGGAACTGCTTAGTTGCCGGTTCATCGCCGAAAAGAAGAATCTGGTCCTCTACGGTGGAGTGGGTACCGGTAAAACCCACATGAGTCTCGCCCTCGGAATCATGGCCTGTGAGATGAGCTTGAAGGTTCGCTTCTACACAGTGACCGAACTGGTGCTCAACCTCTCCGACGCCTACCGCACCGGAACGATGGAACGACTGGTTCGTGATCTGAAACAACTGGATCTCTTGATCCTCGACGAATGGGGATACGTACCGGTAGACCGGGAAGGCTCACAGCTGTTGTTTCGCATTGTCGCCGATAGCTACGAAAGCAAGAGCCTGATCCTTACCACCAACCTGGAGTTTTCCAAATGGGGGGGCGTGTTCACCGACGAGCAGATGGCCGCAGCGATGATCGACCGACTGGTACATCACGGGCACCTGTTGATGTTCGAATCAAAAAGCTACCGGATGACCCACACACTGATGCGCCACACCGCCGTTACCGAGACGACGGAAAGAATGGAAACCCCATGA
- a CDS encoding methyltransferase domain-containing protein: MIINDNLLLYQRSNHFLWTDNYISKNMLTAHLDLDSDAASRNLETIKKTVKWIKAKIPENGRILDLGCGPGLYTTSLARKGYSVTGIDISQNSISYARKRAVEEGLRIDFFCKDYLQEDIGTGYDVVIFIYCDFGALIPSEQKVILNKIYNSLNENGVFIFDVFQSGLCKTKKEKRDWHYMDGGDFWSEKPHLLLEEVKHFSKQKAWGTRTVIIENKETREYITWDNYYTINMITKFLKENNFQVISFKDNLIAKNEFTSNDVLFIEASKITRR, encoded by the coding sequence ATGATTATTAACGATAATCTACTATTATATCAAAGAAGCAATCACTTTCTTTGGACTGACAATTATATATCAAAAAATATGTTAACTGCTCATCTTGATTTAGATAGTGACGCAGCCAGTAGAAATCTCGAGACAATTAAGAAAACAGTAAAATGGATCAAAGCCAAGATTCCAGAAAATGGAAGGATTTTAGATCTCGGCTGCGGACCTGGATTATATACTACATCATTGGCGCGAAAAGGATACTCTGTAACAGGGATTGATATATCGCAAAACTCAATATCTTATGCAAGAAAAAGAGCTGTAGAAGAAGGGTTAAGAATAGACTTTTTCTGTAAAGATTACCTGCAAGAAGATATTGGTACTGGGTATGATGTTGTTATATTTATTTACTGTGATTTTGGTGCCTTGATACCCAGTGAACAGAAAGTCATACTAAATAAAATCTATAATTCCTTAAATGAGAACGGTGTTTTCATTTTTGATGTATTTCAGTCGGGGTTATGTAAAACGAAAAAAGAAAAAAGAGATTGGCATTATATGGACGGTGGAGATTTCTGGTCAGAAAAACCTCACCTACTATTAGAGGAGGTTAAGCATTTTAGTAAACAAAAAGCATGGGGAACTCGTACAGTAATAATTGAAAATAAAGAGACTAGAGAATATATTACGTGGGATAATTATTACACCATAAACATGATTACGAAGTTTTTAAAAGAGAATAATTTTCAAGTTATCTCTTTCAAAGATAATCTAATTGCTAAGAATGAGTTTACTAGTAATGATGTACTATTCATTGAAGCTAGTAAAATTACAAGGAGGTGA
- a CDS encoding LysE family translocator, whose translation MFSFSFLITSLIVVLIPGTGVIYTISTALTGSRKDGIIATIGCTLGIVPHLVAGILGVSALLHFSAEIFQVIKVAGTFYLIYLGYNLIKSKNIIEFDNKKKKKRYIGIIIKGILINLLNPKLTIFFFSFLPQFLVNSKTSYSSQMIVLGLVFMVLTLIVFILYGLLANYFKKIIIGSKKLTYRIQQGFGIILIGFAARLALSEN comes from the coding sequence ATGTTCAGTTTTTCTTTTCTCATTACATCATTGATTGTTGTTCTGATACCAGGGACAGGGGTTATTTATACGATCTCAACTGCCTTAACAGGAAGCAGAAAAGACGGCATTATCGCCACAATAGGCTGTACATTAGGGATAGTACCTCATTTAGTTGCTGGTATCCTGGGAGTTTCCGCATTGCTTCATTTTAGTGCGGAGATTTTCCAGGTTATTAAGGTTGCAGGCACTTTTTACCTTATATACCTTGGATATAATTTAATTAAGAGCAAGAATATCATCGAATTTGACAATAAGAAGAAAAAAAAGAGATATATAGGAATTATCATTAAAGGAATACTTATTAATCTATTGAATCCAAAACTGACGATATTCTTTTTTTCCTTTCTACCACAGTTTCTGGTAAATTCAAAAACGAGCTATTCTTCCCAAATGATAGTATTAGGCTTGGTTTTCATGGTTTTAACACTTATCGTGTTCATACTGTATGGATTACTTGCAAATTATTTTAAGAAAATTATTATAGGTTCAAAAAAGCTAACGTACCGAATTCAGCAGGGGTTTGGTATTATTTTAATCGGATTCGCTGCGAGATTAGCTCTCAGTGAAAACTGA
- a CDS encoding transposase, producing the protein MNTVTHIGIDVHKDTYSLCSFNFSAQKSFGQTRIASKSSLVIKYVRKLQKEHPECTVLCGYEAGPTGYGLYRDLAKADIPCVIMAPTTLPKAPGNHIKTDRIDAEELARHLAWGTYSAVHIPTPQDEAVKNYTRLRNTRKKALGPVHTKKGINN; encoded by the coding sequence ATGAATACTGTAACGCACATTGGAATCGATGTCCACAAAGATACTTACTCGCTGTGTTCATTCAACTTTTCAGCCCAGAAGAGTTTCGGGCAAACCAGAATCGCCAGCAAGAGCTCTCTGGTGATCAAATATGTACGAAAACTACAAAAGGAACATCCTGAGTGTACAGTACTCTGCGGTTATGAAGCAGGTCCAACCGGATACGGACTCTACCGGGATTTGGCGAAAGCAGATATCCCCTGTGTGATTATGGCCCCGACTACGTTGCCGAAAGCACCAGGCAATCACATAAAAACAGACAGGATAGATGCTGAAGAACTGGCCAGACACCTGGCGTGGGGGACCTACAGTGCCGTGCATATACCGACGCCACAAGATGAAGCGGTAAAAAATTATACACGGCTGAGAAATACCCGGAAAAAGGCTCTAGGGCCTGTTCACACTAAAAAGGGTATCAACAATTAA
- a CDS encoding IS5 family transposase (programmed frameshift) translates to MEITPEQFAIIEDLLPVQRGNVKLLNLDVLNAVLHIAEHGCKWRGLPERFGNWHSVYMRANRWAKQGVLEKVFLALQEAEIINIRVDHVSLDSTAVKVHPDGTGAFKKNGPQSIGKSRAGWTTKIHMVAAGAQTAVTFSLSPGQAGDAPEGRKLLNTLKDKRWKGTKVLMDRAYEGDETRQLVLDLEMAPVVPPKRNRRNPWEYDKELYKKRNEVERLFRRLKGFRRIFSRFEKLDVMFVFFIHFALIVDTLFSVNRP, encoded by the exons ATGGAAATTACCCCAGAACAGTTTGCCATAATAGAAGACTTATTACCGGTTCAACGAGGAAACGTGAAACTTTTAAATCTTGATGTCCTTAATGCGGTCCTGCATATTGCTGAACATGGTTGTAAGTGGCGAGGACTCCCTGAGAGATTCGGGAATTGGCATAGTGTCTATATGAGAGCCAATCGCTGGGCTAAGCAAGGTGTACTCGAGAAGGTTTTTCTCGCCCTTCAAGAGGCAGAAATTATCAATATTCGGGTTGATCATGTCTCTTTGGATAGTACGGCTGTCAAGGTCCATCCCGATGGAACGGGCGCTT TTAAAAAAAACGGTCCTCAATCTATCGGAAAGTCGAGGGCCGGATGGACAACCAAGATTCACATGGTGGCGGCCGGGGCTCAAACAGCCGTAACTTTCTCGTTATCTCCCGGTCAGGCCGGAGATGCCCCCGAAGGCCGAAAGCTCTTAAACACCTTGAAAGATAAGAGATGGAAAGGCACCAAGGTTCTCATGGACAGGGCCTATGAAGGCGATGAGACCAGGCAACTGGTTCTTGACCTTGAGATGGCACCAGTGGTGCCTCCCAAACGAAATAGGCGTAATCCCTGGGAATATGACAAGGAACTGTATAAAAAACGTAATGAAGTAGAGCGACTATTCCGCCGTCTTAAGGGCTTTCGGCGCATTTTTTCCCGATTTGAGAAATTAGATGTGATGTTTGTGTTTTTTATCCACTTCGCTTTAATTGTTGATACCCTTTTTAGTGTGAACAGGCCCTAG
- a CDS encoding transposase, with protein MSFLLRHGRCFTEGKNSWTIAHYTWLKGQLFHDEVDQETFTEYLQEVHDQQEKVDRYNQRIEELAALDAYRDRVSRLRCFRGIETHTALSFISEIGDFSRFANSQQFSSFLGLVPKENSSGQRERRGSITKAGNERLRLLLIEGAKSTLRSNIYGKKSKRLLARQKGNDPDVIAYADRANRRLHRVYNNLVARGVHHNKATVAVARELSCFIWGMMNNRIN; from the coding sequence TTGTCCTTTCTACTGCGTCATGGACGATGTTTCACCGAGGGAAAAAATTCTTGGACAATTGCCCACTATACATGGCTGAAGGGGCAACTGTTTCATGATGAGGTCGACCAGGAAACGTTTACTGAATATCTGCAGGAAGTACACGACCAACAGGAAAAGGTAGACCGCTATAATCAGCGGATCGAAGAGTTGGCCGCCTTGGATGCCTACCGAGACCGGGTATCGAGACTTCGCTGTTTCAGGGGAATAGAGACGCATACGGCATTATCGTTTATTTCAGAGATTGGGGACTTCTCCCGGTTTGCAAACTCACAGCAGTTCTCCTCGTTTCTGGGCCTGGTTCCCAAGGAGAACTCCAGTGGTCAGAGAGAACGGCGAGGGAGTATCACAAAGGCCGGGAATGAACGTTTACGGCTCCTGCTTATCGAAGGAGCCAAATCAACCCTGCGAAGCAATATCTATGGAAAGAAATCAAAGCGTCTCCTGGCGAGACAGAAAGGAAATGATCCGGATGTCATTGCGTATGCTGACAGGGCTAACAGGAGATTGCACAGAGTGTACAATAATCTTGTTGCTCGCGGTGTGCATCACAACAAGGCGACCGTCGCTGTTGCCAGAGAGTTATCCTGCTTCATCTGGGGGATGATGAACAATAGAATCAACTAA
- a CDS encoding transposase produces MGKQIYYSSSAVVCIGESTFNAHVFFNEKQASEEREKLITFLLTVEDQVAQKEWSTSSKLIRFLEDGFPGWQHSFTVIEAEEGYTEARQKEAIDEASKRQGIFILITNTNLTAQQCLEYYRRKDGVEKLFDSMKHGIDMKRLRVHSRKSVQGLLFIEFISLIIYSEIQRVLRESGLGKKLTVEQMVYELKKLSVLEIDDKKPMITELTKKQKDIFGAFEILLPMLT; encoded by the coding sequence ATGGGAAAGCAGATATACTACAGCAGTAGCGCTGTCGTGTGCATAGGAGAGAGTACTTTCAATGCACACGTCTTCTTCAATGAAAAACAAGCCTCAGAGGAGCGGGAAAAGCTCATCACGTTCCTGCTTACTGTAGAAGATCAGGTAGCACAGAAAGAGTGGAGCACCTCGTCAAAGCTCATACGTTTTCTTGAAGACGGTTTCCCGGGATGGCAGCACAGTTTTACAGTAATAGAGGCCGAAGAGGGCTATACAGAGGCAAGACAGAAGGAGGCTATTGATGAGGCCTCAAAGCGCCAGGGAATTTTCATTCTCATAACTAATACAAATCTCACCGCACAACAGTGCCTTGAGTATTACCGCAGAAAAGATGGAGTTGAGAAACTGTTCGATTCGATGAAACACGGAATAGATATGAAGAGGCTGAGAGTACACAGCAGAAAATCAGTGCAAGGGCTGTTATTCATAGAGTTCATCAGCCTCATCATATACTCTGAAATACAGCGGGTGCTTCGAGAAAGTGGGCTTGGGAAGAAGCTTACAGTGGAGCAAATGGTGTATGAGCTTAAAAAGTTAAGCGTTCTTGAAATTGACGATAAAAAACCAATGATCACCGAACTGACGAAGAAACAAAAGGACATATTCGGTGCTTTCGAAATACTGTTACCGATGCTCACATAG